CCCGGCGTGGCGGGCGCCGAGCCGAAGTACGCGCCCTTTCGCGCCGGCGACGTGCGCCACTCGCAGGCGGACATCACCAAGGCCCGCGAGCGGCTGGGCTACGAGCCTACGCACACGGCGGAGGAGGGGCTGCGCGAGACGCTGGAATGGTACGCGGCGCACGCCGGGTGACGCCGTTTTCGCTTGCGGCGGATGGCCCCGGCGGGTAAGTTGGCGGCCCATTTGGGGATCGGACGCCCCTTCAATGCCGCCTTCGCACGCGCGCTCCGGGCCGAGGCGCGCTCTGCGCTTTGAGGGCGGGCGGGTGCGGGTAGGGAGTGCGAAGGGAAGGGGTGCGGGGCGGCGTTCGCCCGCGCGCAGTCAACAGGAGATGTCCGGACCATGTGCGGGATAGCGGGATTATTCGACCAGAGGGGAGCTTCGTCCGCGGATGAGCTGGCCGCGGCGGCGACGCGGATGGCCGACTCGCTGCGCCACCGCGGGCCGGACGACGGCGGCGTGTGGGCCGATGCCGGCTGCGGCGTCGCCTTCGGGCACCGGCGGCTCTCCATCGTGGACCTCTCTCCCGACGGCCACCAGCCGATGGCCTCGGAGAGCGGCCGCTTCGTGCTCGCCTACAACGGGGAGGTGTACAACTTCCCCCACCTGAGGCGCGAGCTTGAGGCGGTCGGGCACCGCTTCCGCGGCCATTCGGACACCGAGATCCTGCTGGCGGCGTTCGAGGAGTGGGGGATCGACGGCGCGCTGGAGCGGTCGGCGGGGATGTTCGCCATGGGGATCTGGGACCGGCGCGACCGCCAGCTCCACCTGGTGCGCGACCGGCTCGGCAAGAAGCCGCTCTACTACGGCTGGGCGGGCGACACCCTCCTCTTTGCCTCCGAGCTCAAGGCGTTCCACACCTTTCCCGGCTTCCGGCCGGAGATCGACCGCGGAGCGCTTGCGCTGCTGCTGCGGCACAACTGCGTGCCGGCGCCGCACACCATCTTTCGCGGCGTCTTCAAGCTCCGCCCCGGCACCCTCCTCACGCTGCGCGAGGGCGGCGCCCCGGCCTCCAGCACCGAGGGGGCGCAGGACCACGTGCGCACCTACTGGTCCGCCACGGCGGTGGCCGAGCAGGGAGCGCGCTCGCCGCTCGGCCTGACGGAAGAGGAAGCCGTCGACGAGCTCGAAGAGGTGCTGGGCCGCGCCGTGGGCGAGCGCATGCTGGCCGACGTGCCGCTCGGCGCGCTCCTCTCGGGCGGCATCGATTCATCCGCCGTGGTGGCGCTGATGCAGCGGCGGGCGGAGCGCCCGGTGAAGACCTTCACCATCGGCCTCTTCGACCCGGTGCTGGACGAGGCGGTGGACGCGCGGCGCGTGGCGGAGCACCTGGGCACCGAGCACACCGAGCTGTACGTGACGCCCGAGGAGGCGCAGGCAGTCATCCCGCGCCTCCCCGACTTCTTCGACGAGCCGTTCGCCGACTCGTCGCAGATCCCCACCTTTCTGGTGTGCCAGCTCGCCCGGCGCGACGTGACGGTGGTGCTCTCCGGCGACGGCGGCGACGAGGTGTTCGGCGGCTACCAGCGGCACTTCCAGGCGGAGCGCCTGGCGCGCTACAACCGCGTGCCGCCGGTGATGCGCTCGGCCGCCGCGCGCCTCCTCACGGCACCCTCGCCCGAGGGGTGGGACCGCTTCTTCGACGCCGTGGCGC
Above is a genomic segment from Longimicrobium sp. containing:
- the asnB gene encoding asparagine synthase (glutamine-hydrolyzing), whose product is MCGIAGLFDQRGASSADELAAAATRMADSLRHRGPDDGGVWADAGCGVAFGHRRLSIVDLSPDGHQPMASESGRFVLAYNGEVYNFPHLRRELEAVGHRFRGHSDTEILLAAFEEWGIDGALERSAGMFAMGIWDRRDRQLHLVRDRLGKKPLYYGWAGDTLLFASELKAFHTFPGFRPEIDRGALALLLRHNCVPAPHTIFRGVFKLRPGTLLTLREGGAPASSTEGAQDHVRTYWSATAVAEQGARSPLGLTEEEAVDELEEVLGRAVGERMLADVPLGALLSGGIDSSAVVALMQRRAERPVKTFTIGLFDPVLDEAVDARRVAEHLGTEHTELYVTPEEAQAVIPRLPDFFDEPFADSSQIPTFLVCQLARRDVTVVLSGDGGDEVFGGYQRHFQAERLARYNRVPPVMRSAAARLLTAPSPEGWDRFFDAVAPVLPGRARRALSGDKVHKFAGVLPARGMEAAYRTLTSHWQEPLSVVRGGGREPVTVLTDRARRPDLRSFAHVMMVLDTVSYLPDDILTKVDRASMAVSLEARAPLLDHRVVEFAWKLPLGMKIRGTQGKWILRQLLARHVPRELFERPKQGFGVPIGPWLRGPLRPWAEALLAEDRLRDEGFFAAEPIRRKWSEHLAGRRNWAYDLWNVLMFQAWRERWAP